In a genomic window of Ranitomeya imitator isolate aRanImi1 chromosome 5, aRanImi1.pri, whole genome shotgun sequence:
- the LOC138638477 gene encoding G-protein coupled receptor 35-like: protein MDQRNIQVSNSMAVTSQMLSHVSTSPGNLNSTNCLDIMKTRNPKVEIFLMTLLTCVFIFGTIFNSLAVWVFCFKMKKWTETRVFMMNLLFSDCCLLFTLPFRIYTTQHLFPFDKTFCDVLRFFYFLNTYLGIAVITLISIDRYVAIKFPMRARTLRSPEKAALSCGIFWLLFIATRLYLELGTDVQFRDSSMCFRKVSPKPLRRALYFTIFGSCIPMVILIFCSTQIIQTLKKKEKMCMNEEKNIEKTISIVKTNLAIFLLCFLPLSIGNIARFIIESISANCVLLKAINDFVHVAQGLSDLNCCLDSICYYFVAKEFWEKASLFPRFKKQLIQDQTNESSI from the coding sequence GCAATCTAAATAGCACAAACTGCTTAGACATCATGAAGACAAGGAATCCGAAAGTAGaaatcttcttgatgactctgctTACATGTGTATTTATTTTTGGAACCATATTCAATTCGCTTGCAGTCTGGGTTTTCTGCTTTAAGATGAAGAAGTGGACCGAGACAAGAGTATTCATGATGAACCTTCTTTTTAGTGATTGCTGCCTTCTCTTTACTCTCCCTTTTCGCATCTATACCACTCAGCATCTGTTCCCTTTTGATAAAACATTTTGTGATGTTcttcgttttttttattttttaaacacatACTTGGGCATTGCTGTTATCACTTTGATATCTATAGATAGGTATGTGGCTATAAAGTTTCCAATGAGAGCAAGAACCTTGCGTTCTCCAGAAAAGGCAGCATTATCTTGTGGGATTTTCTGGCTACTCTTTATTGCAACACGTCTCTACCTTGAGCTTGGCACAGATGTACAGTTCAGAGATTCATCAATGTGCTTCCGAAAAGTGTCACCAAAACCTTTGAGGAGAGCTTTGTATTTTACTATTTTTGGGTCATGTATCCCAATGGTCATATTAATCTTTTGCTCAACACAAATCATACAGACTCTAAAGAAGAAGGAGAAAATGTGCATGAATGAAGAAAAGAACATTGAGAAAACCATCAGCATAGTAAAAACAAATCTGGCGATATTTTTGCTTTGCTTCCTGCCCCTTAGTATTGGAAATATTGCAAGGTTTATCATTGAATCCATAAGTGCAAACTGTGTACTTTTGAAGGCGATTAATGATTTTGTCCATGTCGCACAAGGCCTTAGTGACCTAAATTGCTGTCTTGATAGCATTTGCTATTACTTTGTGGCAAAGGAATTCTGGGAAAAGGCCTCATTGTTTCCAAGGTTTAAAAAGCAACTAATTCAGGACCAAACAAACGAGTCTAGCATATAG